From the Rhodococcus sp. NBC_00297 genome, one window contains:
- a CDS encoding SGNH/GDSL hydrolase family protein → MSTRRLVVAVAAAAAASTLSAAPATAAPAPGAYVALGDSFSAGSGIAPQTPSGICGRSAVNYPTLVARELGIDTVRDVTCGAAESENLAGPQTGLGGGVAAPQFDALGPDTTLVTLGIGGNDIQLVQLAAGCISVLPAPLTPSCSDRPDTYSDRIDAFAATYDTILDEIARRAPAAQVVMVGYPTGIRPGGCLDSQPVRPADATYLQARIDQLNSVMSRAAAAHDDTFVDLAPTTRDHDVCAADSWMVGAVPTSPDAVVPLHPTAESHENTAREIVAALR, encoded by the coding sequence ATGTCGACACGCCGACTCGTCGTCGCAGTGGCGGCTGCCGCCGCCGCGAGCACTCTGTCCGCCGCTCCCGCGACCGCCGCGCCGGCACCCGGTGCGTATGTCGCGCTGGGAGATTCGTTCTCCGCCGGCAGCGGAATCGCACCGCAGACACCGTCCGGGATCTGCGGCCGGTCCGCGGTGAACTATCCCACGCTCGTCGCTCGCGAACTCGGCATCGACACGGTGCGCGACGTGACGTGCGGCGCCGCGGAGAGCGAGAACCTCGCGGGACCGCAGACCGGGCTCGGCGGCGGAGTCGCCGCACCGCAGTTCGACGCGCTCGGTCCGGACACCACGCTCGTCACCCTGGGAATCGGCGGCAACGACATCCAGTTGGTTCAGCTCGCGGCGGGCTGTATCAGCGTGCTCCCGGCTCCTCTGACGCCGTCGTGCTCCGATCGTCCGGACACCTACAGCGACCGTATCGACGCCTTCGCCGCGACGTACGACACGATCCTCGACGAGATCGCCCGCCGGGCGCCGGCCGCGCAGGTGGTGATGGTCGGGTATCCCACCGGCATCCGGCCCGGTGGCTGCCTCGACTCGCAGCCCGTGCGGCCCGCGGACGCGACCTACCTACAGGCCCGCATCGATCAGCTCAACTCGGTGATGAGTCGCGCCGCCGCCGCGCACGACGACACGTTCGTCGACCTCGCGCCGACCACCCGTGACCACGACGTGTGTGCGGCCGACAGCTGGATGGTCGGCGCGGTGCCGACGTCTCCGGACGCGGTGGTGCCGCTGCACCCCACGGCGGAAAGTCACGAGAACACCGCGCGCGAGATCGTGGCTGCACTGCGCTGA
- a CDS encoding histone-like nucleoid-structuring protein Lsr2 has protein sequence MAKQVFVELVDDIDGAPIKSGKGETIGFSVDGVEYEIDLGVKNAKEFRKQLDYWAEHATKVSSRGKKATAKKATGTATQVGSSPRDPLQTKAIREWANQNGYTVSSRGRIPAEVEEAYNSAQ, from the coding sequence ATGGCGAAACAGGTCTTCGTGGAATTGGTCGACGATATCGACGGCGCACCCATCAAATCGGGTAAAGGGGAGACCATCGGTTTCTCGGTCGACGGTGTGGAGTACGAGATCGATCTCGGTGTGAAGAATGCCAAGGAGTTCCGCAAGCAACTCGATTACTGGGCCGAGCACGCCACGAAGGTGTCGTCACGTGGCAAGAAGGCCACGGCGAAGAAGGCGACCGGAACGGCGACGCAGGTCGGCTCGTCTCCGCGAGATCCTCTGCAGACCAAAGCCATTCGCGAGTGGGCGAATCAGAACGGGTACACGGTCTCGAGCCGCGGACGTATTCCGGCCGAGGTCGAAGAGGCGTACAACTCTGCCCAGTGA
- a CDS encoding SDR family NAD(P)-dependent oxidoreductase produces MQIDLSGRTALVTGSTQGIGYAIAVGLARAGATVLINGRSDASVGAALDRLTAEVPEATVVAAPADVSTEDGTRALVQAHPDVDVLVNNLGIFGATPALEIDDDEWRRYFEVNVLAAVRLIRAYLPGMKDRGWGRILSIASDSAVVIPAEMIHYGMSKTALLAVSRGFAKEAAGSGVTVNSVIAGPTHTGGVETFVRDLVGDELPWDEAQHEFMVKYRPQSLIQRLIEPEEIANMVVYLSSPLASATTGGALRVDGGYVDSILP; encoded by the coding sequence ATGCAGATCGATCTGAGCGGCCGGACAGCCCTCGTCACGGGTTCCACGCAGGGCATCGGCTACGCCATCGCCGTCGGCCTCGCCCGAGCGGGAGCGACCGTGCTGATCAACGGCAGGTCCGACGCGTCCGTCGGTGCGGCACTCGACCGTCTCACCGCGGAGGTACCCGAAGCGACGGTCGTCGCGGCCCCGGCGGACGTCAGCACGGAGGACGGCACACGCGCCCTGGTGCAGGCACACCCCGATGTCGACGTCCTGGTGAACAATCTCGGAATCTTCGGCGCCACACCGGCTCTGGAGATCGACGACGACGAGTGGCGCCGCTATTTCGAGGTCAATGTCCTCGCCGCCGTGCGTTTGATCCGCGCCTACCTTCCGGGTATGAAGGACCGGGGCTGGGGCCGGATCCTGTCGATCGCCAGCGACTCGGCCGTCGTGATTCCGGCCGAGATGATCCATTACGGCATGTCCAAGACCGCGCTGCTCGCGGTGTCGCGCGGCTTCGCGAAGGAGGCGGCCGGCTCGGGCGTGACCGTCAACTCCGTCATCGCCGGACCGACACACACGGGAGGTGTCGAGACCTTCGTCCGCGATCTGGTGGGCGACGAGTTGCCGTGGGACGAGGCGCAGCACGAGTTCATGGTGAAGTACCGCCCGCAGAGCCTGATCCAGCGACTCATCGAGCCCGAGGAGATCGCCAACATGGTGGTCTACCTCAGTTCACCTCTCGCGTCGGCCACCACGGGCGGCGCACTGCGCGTCGACGGCGGCTACGTGGACTCGATCCTGCCCTGA
- a CDS encoding PLP-dependent cysteine synthase family protein: MTVMRIEDRSWVENALRIVEADANRSADTHLHPFPLPAEWGIDLYLKDESVHPTGSLKHRLARSLFLFGLANGDIGPRTTLVEASSGSTAVSEAYFARLIGLEFVAVMPATTSPTKIALIERYGGICRLVEHSGAVYDVAEELGAQKDWLYLDQFTNASVVTDWRGNNSIAASIFDQMALERFPVPTWVVVGAGTGGTSATIGRYCRYRRVPTRVCVVDPEGSAFFEAWRDDTRDAVGTGSRIEGIGRPRVEPSFVPAVIEHMVQIPDAASVAAVRMLDQVTGLHAGGSTGTNLVGAFRLAADMKARGEQGSIVTLLCDGGERYEGTYYDDAWVRSHGMNLDAHRACIDHFLATGVWSESV, encoded by the coding sequence ATGACCGTCATGAGAATCGAGGACCGTTCCTGGGTGGAGAACGCGCTGCGCATCGTCGAGGCCGACGCGAACCGCAGCGCGGACACTCATCTGCATCCCTTCCCACTGCCGGCCGAGTGGGGCATCGATCTCTACCTCAAGGACGAGTCGGTCCACCCCACCGGATCGCTCAAGCATCGGCTCGCGCGGTCGCTCTTCCTCTTCGGCCTGGCCAACGGGGACATCGGGCCCCGCACCACGCTCGTCGAGGCGTCGTCCGGGTCGACCGCCGTGTCGGAGGCGTACTTCGCCCGGCTCATCGGCCTCGAGTTCGTCGCGGTCATGCCGGCCACCACCAGCCCGACGAAGATCGCGCTGATCGAGCGCTACGGCGGCATCTGTCGCCTCGTCGAGCACTCGGGTGCCGTGTACGACGTCGCGGAGGAACTGGGTGCGCAGAAGGACTGGCTGTATCTCGACCAGTTCACCAATGCGTCGGTGGTCACCGACTGGCGCGGCAACAACAGCATCGCCGCCTCCATCTTCGATCAGATGGCCCTCGAACGGTTCCCCGTCCCCACCTGGGTGGTGGTCGGCGCCGGCACCGGTGGCACCAGCGCGACCATCGGCCGGTACTGCCGCTACCGGCGCGTGCCCACCCGGGTGTGCGTCGTCGACCCCGAGGGATCCGCGTTCTTCGAGGCGTGGCGCGACGACACCCGCGACGCCGTCGGCACCGGATCGCGCATCGAGGGAATCGGTCGGCCCCGCGTCGAGCCGTCGTTCGTCCCCGCCGTCATCGAGCACATGGTGCAGATCCCCGACGCCGCCTCGGTGGCGGCCGTCCGCATGCTCGACCAGGTGACGGGCCTGCACGCCGGTGGATCGACCGGGACCAACCTCGTCGGCGCGTTCCGGTTGGCAGCGGACATGAAGGCTCGCGGAGAGCAGGGGAGCATCGTCACGCTGCTGTGCGACGGGGGAGAGCGCTACGAGGGCACCTACTACGACGACGCCTGGGTGAGAAGCCACGGCATGAACCTCGACGCACACCGCGCCTGCATCGACCACTTCCTCGCGACAGGCGTCTGGTCGGAATCCGTGTGA
- a CDS encoding GNAT family N-acetyltransferase: MTSIHHATVRDVDPVALYRVLQLRTEVFIHEQGIVGEQEIDGRDLEPTTTLFWSEEPNGDVLATLRVLQDEVPAHIGRVATASAARGRGLAADLVRAAIEFAGTDVAISAQAYLEEWYVRLGFVRTGPNYLEAGIDHLPMLLTRT, encoded by the coding sequence GTGACCAGCATCCATCACGCCACCGTTCGAGACGTCGATCCCGTTGCGCTGTACCGCGTCCTGCAGTTGCGCACCGAGGTGTTCATTCACGAGCAGGGCATCGTCGGCGAGCAGGAGATCGACGGGCGCGATCTCGAACCCACGACCACCTTGTTCTGGTCGGAGGAGCCGAACGGCGACGTGCTCGCGACACTGCGGGTGTTGCAGGACGAGGTGCCGGCCCACATCGGCCGCGTCGCCACGGCGTCGGCGGCACGCGGACGCGGGCTGGCCGCCGACCTGGTGCGGGCGGCGATCGAGTTCGCGGGCACCGACGTCGCGATCTCCGCCCAGGCCTACCTGGAGGAGTGGTACGTGCGCCTCGGCTTCGTGCGCACCGGGCCGAACTATCTGGAGGCAGGAATAGACCACCTGCCGATGCTGCTGACCCGTACCTGA
- a CDS encoding LLM class flavin-dependent oxidoreductase yields the protein MAVPLSVLDLAQVGEGETPRSSFDASVALARLAEESGYRRVWYAEHHNMPSIASSATSVLIAHVAAHTSSIRLGSGGVMLPNHSPLTIAEQFGTLATLHPDRIDLGLGRAPGSDQTTMRALRRDPSSADSFPQDVLELQGYLSGSSRVPGVQAVPGAGTDVPLYILGSSLFGAQLAAHLGLPYANASHFSPDSLEEAVAVYRDTFQPSAQLAEPYVIAAVNATVAPTSARAHELFTAGLRRRVVQMVGRGRSFSEEEVDMIMDSPAGRQIQGMVKYSAVGTPAEASDYIDRFAAHARADEVIVASGIDDTDERLLSYRLLAEQHLHATAA from the coding sequence GTGGCCGTACCACTGTCCGTACTCGATCTCGCACAGGTCGGCGAGGGTGAAACTCCTCGAAGCAGTTTCGATGCCAGTGTCGCGTTGGCCCGCCTCGCGGAGGAGAGCGGATATCGGCGAGTCTGGTACGCGGAGCACCACAACATGCCCTCCATCGCGTCCTCGGCGACGTCGGTCCTCATCGCACACGTGGCCGCGCACACCTCGTCCATTCGCCTCGGATCGGGTGGAGTGATGTTGCCTAACCATTCTCCGCTGACCATTGCCGAGCAATTCGGAACGCTGGCCACACTCCATCCGGACCGTATCGATCTCGGTCTCGGCAGAGCGCCGGGATCCGATCAGACCACCATGCGTGCTCTGCGCCGTGACCCGTCGTCGGCCGATTCCTTCCCGCAGGACGTTCTCGAACTCCAGGGCTACCTGTCGGGTTCGAGTCGGGTTCCGGGAGTGCAGGCAGTGCCGGGCGCGGGAACCGATGTGCCGCTCTACATTCTGGGATCCTCGCTCTTCGGTGCTCAGCTCGCAGCACATCTCGGCCTTCCGTATGCCAACGCGTCGCACTTCTCTCCCGACTCGCTCGAGGAGGCCGTGGCCGTCTATCGGGACACGTTCCAGCCGTCCGCACAGCTCGCCGAGCCCTACGTCATCGCCGCCGTCAACGCGACGGTCGCACCGACGTCCGCTCGCGCGCACGAGCTGTTCACGGCCGGTCTGCGGCGCCGGGTGGTGCAGATGGTGGGACGCGGCCGTTCCTTCTCCGAGGAGGAGGTCGACATGATCATGGACTCGCCCGCTGGCCGACAGATTCAGGGAATGGTGAAGTACTCGGCCGTCGGAACGCCGGCGGAGGCGTCGGACTACATCGATCGTTTCGCCGCGCACGCCCGGGCCGACGAGGTCATCGTCGCCAGCGGTATCGACGACACCGACGAGCGACTGCTCTCCTACCGCCTGCTCGCCGAGCAGCACCTGCACGCCACCGCGGCCTGA
- a CDS encoding VOC family protein — protein sequence MSGMIFVNTFAQDVAASRAFFTSLGFSFNDTFSDENTACLIVNEQAVVMLLNVPRFKDFIRDDVADLSTSREMLLAVSADSKEAVDAMADAALAAGGSDWMDPQDHGFMYGRSFRDLDGHVWEVTWMDPAVASGEATPPDM from the coding sequence ATGTCCGGCATGATCTTCGTCAACACCTTCGCCCAGGACGTCGCCGCGAGCCGCGCGTTCTTCACGTCGCTGGGATTCTCTTTCAACGACACCTTCAGCGACGAGAACACCGCGTGCCTGATCGTCAACGAGCAGGCCGTCGTGATGCTGCTGAACGTCCCGCGCTTCAAGGATTTCATCCGCGACGACGTCGCGGACCTCTCCACCTCGCGCGAGATGCTGTTGGCAGTGTCGGCCGACAGCAAGGAGGCCGTCGACGCCATGGCCGACGCGGCGCTCGCCGCGGGCGGCAGTGACTGGATGGATCCGCAGGACCACGGCTTCATGTACGGGCGGTCGTTCCGCGACCTCGACGGTCACGTGTGGGAAGTGACCTGGATGGACCCGGCCGTCGCCTCGGGCGAGGCCACGCCTCCCGACATGTGA
- a CDS encoding APC family permease, whose product MPLQRRLSTRDAVVIGVGSMVGAGVFSAFGPAAAAAGGGLLVGLAVAAVVAFCNATSTAQLAAVHPTSGGAYAYGRARLGDRWGFLAGWSFVVGKTASCAAMALTFGAYAWPEHARALAVIAVVALAAVNCLGITRTASVTRVLVAVVLVVLVAALIIGATGSSTVTGAGFSATSGPVGVLQSAGILFFAFAGYARIATLGEEVRDPARTIPRAVVGALACAVVIYAAVAVMLLHVLGADALARSTAPVAAAMDAVGAHWAGPVVRVGASAAALGALLGLIAGIGRTTMAMAREGDMPRYLAHVDERRSVPRAAEITVAAVVVVVVLTLDVRNAIGFSSFGVLVYYAVANAAAFTQTGSDRRWPRALQMLGLCGCVLLAVTLPAAAVVVGIGVLSAGSAGRWMLQRRRALRS is encoded by the coding sequence ATGCCGCTGCAACGACGACTGAGCACGCGCGACGCCGTCGTCATCGGCGTGGGGTCGATGGTCGGCGCCGGGGTGTTCTCCGCCTTCGGCCCGGCCGCGGCGGCCGCGGGTGGCGGGCTGCTGGTCGGGCTCGCCGTCGCCGCCGTCGTGGCGTTCTGCAACGCGACGTCGACTGCCCAGCTCGCCGCGGTGCACCCCACGTCCGGCGGCGCCTACGCCTACGGGCGAGCGCGACTCGGTGACCGGTGGGGCTTCCTGGCGGGCTGGAGCTTCGTGGTCGGCAAGACCGCGAGTTGTGCCGCCATGGCCCTGACGTTCGGCGCGTACGCGTGGCCCGAGCACGCACGGGCGCTCGCCGTGATCGCGGTGGTGGCGCTGGCGGCGGTCAACTGCCTGGGCATCACCCGCACCGCGTCGGTCACGCGCGTGCTCGTGGCGGTGGTGCTCGTCGTGCTCGTCGCGGCACTGATCATCGGTGCGACCGGCTCGTCCACCGTGACGGGCGCCGGGTTCTCGGCGACCTCGGGTCCGGTGGGCGTTCTGCAGTCCGCGGGGATCCTGTTCTTCGCCTTCGCCGGGTACGCGCGCATCGCGACGCTCGGAGAGGAGGTGCGGGACCCGGCGCGCACCATCCCGCGCGCCGTGGTCGGCGCCCTCGCGTGCGCGGTCGTGATCTACGCGGCCGTCGCAGTGATGCTGCTGCACGTTCTCGGGGCGGACGCACTCGCGCGCTCGACGGCTCCGGTGGCCGCGGCAATGGACGCGGTCGGGGCACACTGGGCGGGCCCGGTGGTGCGCGTCGGGGCATCGGCCGCGGCTCTCGGAGCCCTGCTGGGACTGATCGCGGGGATCGGCCGCACCACGATGGCGATGGCGCGGGAAGGGGACATGCCGCGATACCTCGCGCACGTCGACGAGCGCCGCTCGGTTCCGCGCGCCGCGGAGATCACCGTGGCCGCCGTGGTGGTCGTCGTGGTTCTCACGCTCGACGTGCGGAACGCGATCGGATTCTCGTCGTTCGGAGTTCTCGTCTATTACGCCGTGGCCAATGCCGCGGCATTCACGCAGACCGGTTCCGATCGCCGGTGGCCGCGGGCACTGCAGATGCTCGGGCTCTGCGGCTGCGTCCTGCTGGCGGTCACACTGCCCGCGGCGGCGGTGGTGGTCGGAATCGGGGTTCTGTCGGCAGGGTCGGCCGGACGGTGGATGCTGCAGCGCCGGCGCGCACTGCGGTCATGA
- a CDS encoding type III polyketide synthase, with protein MTTAYINAISTAVPEHDVHDDFVAYADSTFTLRRKQLLFRRMADRAQISHRWSAFPSIASFYGDDPNAVDTQARMQEFERTAPGLAVRAVDGLGLGDAAGDITHLIVLTCTGFYTPGIDFEIMKQCGVPTTAERTQVGFMGCFAGINGLKLAHHIVRSEPAAKVLVVSVELCSLHMQQTDDLETMLSFLVFGDGAAAVLVTAESTGLAMDSFQALMIEDSRDLITWRIGGMGFDMVLSGKVPGSLSRALDETTMKTVLSGAETSSIDLWAVHPGGRSILDAVEGALHLDADALTSSRRVLENYGNMSSATVLFVLADMLERGDTGSGCAMAFGPGLTAETMLFHAA; from the coding sequence GTGACGACCGCATACATCAATGCCATCTCGACCGCCGTTCCCGAGCACGACGTCCACGACGACTTCGTCGCCTACGCCGACAGCACGTTCACGCTGCGACGTAAGCAATTGCTGTTCCGCCGCATGGCGGATCGCGCGCAGATCTCGCACCGGTGGTCCGCGTTCCCGTCCATCGCCAGTTTCTACGGCGACGATCCCAACGCCGTCGACACGCAGGCGCGGATGCAGGAGTTCGAGCGCACCGCTCCCGGACTCGCCGTTCGTGCCGTCGACGGGCTCGGCCTCGGCGACGCGGCAGGGGACATCACCCATCTCATCGTCCTGACATGTACCGGGTTCTACACTCCGGGAATCGATTTCGAGATCATGAAGCAGTGCGGCGTGCCCACCACGGCAGAGCGCACCCAGGTCGGTTTCATGGGCTGCTTCGCCGGCATCAACGGTCTCAAGCTCGCCCACCACATCGTGCGCTCCGAGCCCGCCGCGAAGGTGCTCGTGGTCAGCGTCGAACTGTGCTCGCTGCACATGCAGCAGACCGACGATCTCGAGACGATGCTGTCGTTCCTGGTGTTCGGCGACGGCGCCGCGGCCGTGCTGGTCACTGCCGAGTCCACCGGTCTGGCCATGGACTCCTTCCAGGCCCTCATGATCGAGGACTCCCGCGACCTCATCACCTGGCGCATCGGCGGCATGGGGTTCGACATGGTGCTCTCCGGCAAGGTGCCGGGCTCGTTGTCACGCGCGTTGGACGAGACCACGATGAAGACGGTGCTCTCGGGGGCGGAGACGTCGTCGATCGACCTGTGGGCCGTGCATCCCGGTGGTCGCTCGATCCTCGACGCGGTGGAGGGCGCGCTGCACCTCGACGCAGACGCTCTGACGTCGTCGCGCCGCGTGCTCGAGAACTACGGCAACATGTCGTCGGCCACCGTGCTGTTCGTGCTCGCGGACATGCTCGAGCGGGGTGACACCGGGTCGGGATGCGCGATGGCGTTCGGCCCCGGACTCACCGCCGAGACCATGCTGTTCCACGCAGCCTGA
- a CDS encoding AMP-binding protein produces the protein MSPQTSYSSGPTDTPLLDETIGRNFDRTAARVGSSDALVDVASGRRWTYDELRSDVDDLARGLLARGIRRGDRVGIWAPNCPEWTIVQYATAKIGAVLVTINPAYRAHELQYVLDQSGATMLVAVRAHGTSDYASMIDAVRGECTDLAHVVYIGTDDWSDLVTDGESVDVDELDRRSAELGPDDAINIQYTSGTTGFPKGATLSHRNILNNGYFVGELCHYTEADSVCIPVPFYHCFGMVMGNLACTSHGSTMVIPGPSFDPAATLAAVSAERCTSLYGVPTMFIAELAVPDLAEHDLRSLRTGIMAGSPCPTEVMKQVIDVMGMAEVSICYGMTETSPVSLQTRSDDTIEQRVSTVGRVGPHLEVKIVDPVTGETVPRGEPGELCTRGYSVMLGYWDDPEKTAEALDSEHWMHTGDIGTMDDDGYVAITGRIKDMVIRGGENIYPREIEEFLYSHPDILDAQVIGVPDDKYGEELMACVRLREGAAAMTVDDLRAYCDGRIARYKIPRYLRVMDAFPMTVTGKIRKIELREEATRLLD, from the coding sequence TTGTCACCGCAGACTTCCTACTCGTCCGGCCCGACCGACACGCCGCTGCTCGACGAGACGATCGGGCGGAACTTCGATCGCACCGCCGCGCGGGTGGGCTCGTCGGACGCTCTCGTGGACGTCGCGTCCGGTCGCCGGTGGACGTACGACGAGTTGCGATCCGACGTCGACGATCTCGCCCGCGGCCTGCTCGCGCGCGGAATCCGTCGCGGGGATCGCGTGGGGATCTGGGCACCGAACTGCCCGGAGTGGACCATCGTCCAGTACGCCACCGCGAAGATCGGCGCGGTGCTGGTGACCATCAACCCTGCCTACCGTGCGCACGAGCTGCAGTACGTGCTCGACCAGTCCGGCGCCACCATGCTGGTGGCGGTCCGAGCGCACGGCACCTCGGACTACGCCTCGATGATCGACGCCGTGCGCGGCGAGTGCACCGATCTGGCCCACGTCGTGTACATCGGCACCGACGACTGGAGCGACCTCGTCACCGACGGTGAGTCCGTCGATGTGGACGAACTCGACCGGCGCAGTGCCGAACTCGGTCCCGACGACGCCATCAACATCCAGTACACCTCCGGCACCACGGGATTCCCCAAGGGCGCGACGCTGAGCCACCGCAACATCCTGAACAACGGCTACTTCGTCGGCGAACTCTGCCATTACACCGAGGCGGACAGTGTCTGCATTCCCGTGCCGTTCTATCACTGCTTCGGGATGGTGATGGGAAACCTCGCCTGCACCTCGCACGGTTCGACCATGGTGATCCCGGGACCGTCGTTCGATCCGGCAGCGACACTGGCCGCGGTCTCCGCCGAGCGGTGCACCTCGCTCTACGGAGTTCCCACCATGTTCATCGCGGAACTGGCCGTTCCCGACCTGGCGGAGCACGATCTTCGGTCGCTGCGCACGGGCATCATGGCCGGATCACCCTGTCCCACCGAGGTGATGAAGCAGGTCATCGACGTCATGGGAATGGCGGAGGTCTCCATCTGTTACGGGATGACCGAGACGTCTCCGGTGTCACTGCAGACCCGCTCCGACGACACGATCGAGCAGCGCGTGTCCACGGTCGGACGAGTCGGACCGCATCTCGAGGTGAAGATCGTCGACCCCGTCACCGGGGAGACGGTTCCCCGCGGAGAGCCCGGTGAACTGTGCACACGGGGGTACTCCGTGATGCTCGGTTACTGGGACGACCCCGAGAAGACCGCCGAGGCACTCGATTCCGAGCACTGGATGCACACGGGCGACATCGGCACCATGGACGACGACGGCTACGTCGCCATCACCGGGCGCATCAAGGACATGGTGATCCGCGGCGGCGAGAACATCTACCCCCGTGAGATCGAGGAGTTCCTGTACTCCCACCCCGACATCCTGGACGCCCAGGTCATCGGTGTGCCCGACGACAAGTACGGCGAGGAACTGATGGCCTGCGTCCGTCTGCGTGAGGGCGCGGCGGCCATGACCGTCGACGATCTCCGGGCCTACTGCGACGGCCGCATCGCGCGATACAAGATCCCGCGCTACCTGCGCGTCATGGATGCCTTCCCCATGACCGTGACCGGCAAGATCCGCAAGATCGAACTACGCGAGGAAGCCACGCGCCTGCTGGATTGA
- a CDS encoding dihydrolipoamide acetyltransferase family protein has product MSTVKTFLLPDLGEGLADAELLTWSVDVGDTITLNQTIAEVETAKASVELPSPYAGVVVARHAEEGTTIDVGAPFLDIEVAGPATTGPASPETADEAAADARPEPSVEKAESETVGAAPTRTPVLVGYGVAEETSSRRPLAAPQVRKEARERGIDLATVAPTGPHGNVTRDDLAVSSAPHADEERTPIKGVRKHTAEAMVRSAFTAPHVTEFVTVDVTPMMELLDELKASPLLAGVRVTPLALVAKALLIAVREHPSLNSSWDEAANEIVTKKYVNLGIAAATPRGLMVPNIKNAQTLGFRDLCSSLSALTAVAKEGKTGPAELADGTITITNIGVFGIDSGTPILTPGEAAILCFGAVRRQPWEYRGEIALRHVTTLSLSFDHRLVDGEQGSKFLSTVATLLSDPVGFAALG; this is encoded by the coding sequence ATGTCCACGGTCAAGACATTCCTGCTGCCGGACCTCGGCGAGGGGCTCGCCGACGCCGAGCTGCTCACCTGGTCGGTCGACGTCGGCGACACCATCACGCTCAACCAGACCATCGCCGAGGTCGAGACCGCGAAGGCGTCCGTCGAACTGCCGTCTCCCTATGCCGGCGTGGTCGTGGCGCGGCACGCCGAGGAGGGCACCACCATCGACGTGGGCGCACCGTTCCTCGACATCGAGGTGGCGGGTCCGGCGACGACCGGTCCGGCCTCGCCCGAGACCGCCGACGAGGCGGCAGCCGACGCGCGTCCCGAGCCGTCGGTCGAGAAGGCGGAGTCCGAGACGGTCGGGGCCGCGCCGACGCGGACGCCCGTCCTCGTCGGCTACGGCGTCGCGGAGGAGACATCGAGTCGTCGGCCCCTGGCCGCGCCGCAGGTACGCAAGGAAGCGCGTGAGCGCGGTATCGACCTCGCGACCGTGGCCCCGACGGGACCGCACGGCAACGTGACCCGCGACGACCTGGCCGTCTCCTCCGCGCCGCACGCGGACGAGGAGCGCACGCCGATCAAGGGCGTCCGCAAGCACACCGCCGAGGCCATGGTGCGCAGCGCGTTCACCGCGCCGCACGTCACCGAGTTCGTCACCGTCGACGTCACACCGATGATGGAGTTGCTCGACGAGCTGAAGGCGAGCCCACTGCTGGCCGGCGTCCGCGTGACGCCGCTCGCTCTCGTCGCGAAGGCCCTGCTCATCGCCGTCCGGGAGCACCCGAGCCTCAACTCGTCGTGGGACGAGGCGGCGAACGAGATCGTCACCAAGAAGTACGTGAACCTCGGTATCGCCGCGGCGACACCGCGCGGGCTGATGGTTCCCAACATCAAGAACGCGCAGACCCTCGGATTCCGCGACCTGTGCTCGTCACTGTCCGCGCTCACCGCCGTCGCCAAGGAGGGGAAGACCGGTCCGGCGGAGCTCGCCGACGGGACCATCACGATCACCAACATCGGCGTGTTCGGCATCGATTCGGGCACCCCGATCCTCACGCCCGGCGAGGCCGCCATCCTGTGCTTCGGGGCCGTCCGGCGTCAGCCGTGGGAGTACCGCGGGGAGATCGCGCTGCGACACGTCACGACCCTTAGTCTATCGTTCGACCACCGGCTCGTCGACGGCGAACAGGGCTCCAAGTTCCTGTCCACCGTCGCGACCCTGCTCTCGGATCCGGTGGGGTTCGCGGCCCTGGGATAG